The following are encoded together in the Weissella soli genome:
- a CDS encoding M15 family metallopeptidase: protein MSVNLTQPIPTPKTAWDWNTLLSYPIIENMEPMVALSYHPQIITRPQYAIQGLSGALFEIYGRQGLQERLAAAAQLLPAGHRFVVFDAWRSISTQMALFNSLSRRIATNHPDWSEDQITQQTLKTVAAVSRDPKRPSPHNTGGSIDLTIVDEHGVLLEMLSPYDDFDETARTNYFEIKADLTEREISARDHRRLLYNIMTTVGFTNYDEEWWHYDFGNQNWAWKSGHEAATYGATQPVFPWTQILD, encoded by the coding sequence ATGTCAGTTAATTTAACACAGCCCATTCCCACTCCCAAAACAGCTTGGGACTGGAACACACTACTTTCGTATCCGATCATTGAAAATATGGAACCAATGGTCGCCTTAAGTTATCATCCGCAGATTATTACTCGGCCACAGTATGCGATTCAGGGATTATCTGGTGCGTTGTTTGAGATTTACGGCCGCCAGGGATTGCAAGAACGGCTTGCGGCAGCAGCCCAGCTATTGCCAGCCGGTCACCGGTTTGTAGTTTTTGATGCTTGGCGCTCAATTTCAACGCAGATGGCGTTATTTAATTCACTATCTCGACGCATTGCGACGAATCATCCTGATTGGTCAGAAGATCAAATTACACAACAGACGTTAAAAACCGTGGCGGCCGTGTCGCGTGATCCAAAACGGCCCTCGCCGCATAATACTGGTGGGTCAATCGACCTAACAATTGTGGATGAGCATGGTGTGCTTTTAGAGATGTTATCACCCTATGACGATTTTGATGAGACTGCGCGCACCAATTATTTTGAAATCAAGGCTGACCTCACCGAACGCGAAATTAGCGCTCGTGATCACCGCCGCTTACTCTATAACATTATGACCACTGTCGGCTTCACAAATTACGATGAAGAATGGTGGCACTACGACTTTGGTAATCAAAATTGGGCCTGGAAGTCTGGCCACGAGGCTGCGACCTATGGTGCC